From a single Flavobacterium sp. genomic region:
- a CDS encoding T9SS type B sorting domain-containing protein, with protein MKLFFKIIFLLSFSLTFAQSPDCSSASAMCSGQGGPYVNTHPGTPGGNQTGYGPITGCGGSNSHGNNGSLGSTPRPAWFTIQIGQSGPINLNLQQFNNSGTGIDVDFALWGPFPNNNLASICNSLSGFPGTTYTGPCNLVDASFSGDFDETIHFPNALAGETYLLLVTNYSTQSGTYSVNQVGVTPSSGQITCDIVCGVNLGPDRILCGSATNVSLTATFLQAPSTPGSPIYSWYLNGVLQFTTPTNTTIVTQNGTWGVSVTRPGCSDIATDDVIVNIIGSVPYNNIGPYSSPAGECNPVFDLSAYLDDLVAPNNPAGFTFIFTDGMTGQVITDLANYTTNDDTTIIVEIFAGSCSEITTFELFVDCVVASCDVDLTSDPATANQTICLNDPISNITYQTAGDATNVTATGLPLGLTAVYNTNILTISGVPTETGTFNYTVETVGCSPNLTLTGVITINPNPTFTSLTANGPICVGADAVFNLSGTPGANVFYTINSNPIQFVTLDTSGNGVIRITGASADVVIILSEIELGTCDINLVNTATVFISPTPAVPAINTTGPTCSVDGFSTITNYDGTLNYTFNPAGPSIGVSGLISGMVLGTPYTITAGNGTCTSLASSPFTSVATLSVPALPVVSITAPTCLADGFSTITNYDGTLNYVFNPAGPTVGAGGLVSGMTFGTSYVVAASNGSCSSVDTASFSVDSILPTPVAPVVSETAPTCLADGFSTITNYDGTLNYVFNPAGPTINASGLIQGMVLGTSYSVTSTNASLCTSLVSNNFVNNPMLLTPVVPTISITAPTCLADGFATVTNYDATLSYVFTPAGPTVGAGGLVSGMTFGTSYVVAASNGSCSSVDTASFSVDSILPTPVAPVVSETAPTCLADGFSTITNYDGTLNYVFNPAGPTINASGLIQGMVLGTSYSVTSTNASLCTSLVSNNFVNNPMLLTPVVPTISITAPTCLADGFATVTNYDATLSYVFTPAGPTVGAGGLVSGMTFGTSYVVAASNGSCSSVDTASFSVDSILPTPVAPVVSETAPTCLADGFSTITNYDGTLNYVFNPAGPTINASGLIQGMVLGTSYSVTSTNASLCTSLVSNNFVNNPMLLTPVVPTISITAPTCLADGFATVTNYDATLSYVFTPAGPTVGAGGLVSGMTFGTLYVVAASNGSCSSVDTASFSVDSILPTPVAPIVSETAPTCLADGFSTIANYDATLNYVFNPAGPTINASGLIQGMVLGTSYSVTSTNASLCTSLVSNNFVNNPMLLTPVVPTISITAPTCLADGFATVTNYDATLSYVFTPAGPTVGAGGLVSGMTFGTSYVVAASNGSCSSVDTASFSVDLILPTPVAPIVSETAPTCLADGFSTITNYDATLNYVFNPAGPTINASGLIQGMVLGTSYSVTSTNASLCTSLVSNNFVNNPMLLTPVVPTISITAPTCLADGFATVTNYDATLSYVFTPAGPTVGAGGLVSGMTFGSGYVVAASNGSCSSVNTTSFVVTQQLPLPTIVSVTNNGPICLGGTAIFTITATPNSQVIYSVDGNPTQTASINASGVGIVNVTGVTASTTLTTISVFDGICSSNFSLTSTVNLFANTTISLVSNSGTDGQTRCAGVTIDPIQYQVTGTATGVVVTGLPVGVTYDYNVATGLLTIAGATNIAGVYNYSIITSGGCNPQASASGSITITGLPVLSYLVTDTICDGSTLDFVLNSSLPNTSYIWSATVSNISGSYSTTTNGDETNINQIATLTDSENIGTITMVIIPMANGCYGVASNPIVITVNPIPLVESVSVADSSVCSATNTTNNVHVDIVGNISGITYSWTAITSGVNVIGGPTSGTIIATSTTAMIDLQVVTSNPLVAGTIYFEVTPIRNGCPGNLLTSGIVTVNPNPGLPISSPVKTICSGNSTDLMIDVSPLIIGTQLTWEVLTVVNVTGATPGTGIAPSPINDVLTATTNTQGYVIYRVRSTLGDCQGGYTDYRVNVNPSPLPILTDGNICITATGEVYQTYTLTTGLNDADYDFEWFDSNGTIIAGATNSTLVVDAAGTYSVIATNWLTGCSSDPLLASATATVTATTPATSMTIVQSEYFSENATIIVTVPDGSGTLMYSLDEGALQSSNVFTGVSAGEHIVTVIDTEGCTYMTQEVMVIDYPTYFTPNGDGINDTWNIVGLNQADAKLYIYDRYGKLLKQLSATQDSNGWDGTHNQEQLPSTDYWFTLDYTENGVAKQFKAHFSLNR; from the coding sequence ATGAAGTTATTTTTTAAAATTATATTTCTATTGAGTTTTAGTTTGACTTTTGCTCAATCACCAGATTGTTCATCTGCTTCTGCAATGTGTTCTGGTCAAGGGGGGCCTTACGTTAATACACATCCTGGAACCCCAGGCGGAAATCAAACAGGTTATGGTCCAATTACTGGATGTGGAGGTAGTAATAGTCATGGAAATAACGGCTCCTTGGGGTCAACACCACGACCTGCATGGTTTACCATTCAAATCGGTCAGTCTGGTCCTATAAATTTAAATTTGCAACAGTTTAATAACTCTGGTACTGGAATTGATGTTGATTTTGCGCTTTGGGGTCCATTTCCAAATAATAATTTGGCTAGCATATGTAATAGTCTATCTGGTTTTCCTGGTACTACTTATACTGGGCCATGTAACCTTGTAGATGCTAGTTTTTCAGGTGATTTTGATGAAACTATTCATTTTCCAAATGCTCTTGCTGGTGAAACTTATTTGCTTTTAGTTACAAATTATAGTACTCAGTCAGGTACTTATTCGGTCAATCAAGTTGGCGTAACACCATCGTCCGGACAGATAACTTGTGATATAGTTTGTGGTGTTAATTTAGGTCCTGATAGAATTTTATGTGGCTCTGCAACTAATGTTTCTTTAACGGCAACCTTTTTACAAGCACCTTCTACACCAGGGTCTCCTATTTATTCGTGGTATTTAAATGGGGTTTTACAATTTACAACGCCAACCAATACAACAATCGTAACTCAGAATGGTACATGGGGCGTAAGCGTAACAAGACCTGGTTGTTCTGATATTGCAACAGATGATGTTATTGTAAATATTATAGGTTCTGTCCCCTATAACAATATAGGTCCTTATTCAAGTCCAGCTGGTGAGTGTAATCCGGTATTTGATTTATCCGCCTATTTAGATGATTTAGTAGCGCCTAATAATCCTGCGGGTTTTACTTTTATCTTTACGGATGGTATGACAGGTCAAGTTATTACAGATTTAGCAAACTATACTACTAACGATGATACAACAATTATTGTAGAAATATTTGCAGGTTCGTGTTCTGAAATAACAACTTTTGAATTATTCGTTGATTGTGTTGTTGCTAGTTGTGATGTCGATTTAACTTCTGATCCAGCAACAGCTAATCAAACTATTTGTTTAAATGATCCTATATCTAATATTACATATCAAACGGCTGGAGATGCAACGAATGTAACAGCTACTGGTTTGCCATTAGGTCTTACAGCTGTTTATAATACTAACATATTAACAATAAGTGGAGTTCCAACAGAAACAGGAACTTTTAATTATACTGTTGAAACGGTTGGTTGTTCTCCAAATTTAACATTAACTGGAGTAATCACTATTAATCCAAATCCAACTTTTACTTCATTAACAGCAAATGGTCCAATTTGTGTTGGTGCTGATGCTGTGTTTAATCTATCTGGTACACCTGGTGCTAATGTTTTTTATACAATTAATAGTAATCCAATTCAATTTGTAACTTTAGATACTTCTGGTAATGGAGTAATTAGGATTACTGGAGCTTCAGCGGATGTTGTAATAATTTTAAGTGAAATCGAATTAGGTACATGTGATATTAATTTGGTGAATACGGCTACTGTTTTTATTTCTCCTACACCTGCAGTTCCTGCTATTAATACAACCGGACCTACTTGTTCAGTAGATGGATTTAGCACAATTACAAATTATGATGGTACGTTAAATTATACTTTTAATCCAGCAGGTCCTTCAATAGGAGTAAGTGGATTGATTTCAGGAATGGTATTAGGTACACCTTACACTATTACAGCAGGTAATGGAACTTGTACTTCGTTAGCGTCTAGTCCATTTACAAGTGTTGCTACTTTGTCAGTTCCAGCTCTACCGGTAGTCTCGATTACAGCACCAACATGTTTAGCAGATGGATTTAGTACAATTACAAATTACGATGGTACATTAAATTATGTATTTAACCCAGCTGGACCTACAGTTGGGGCAGGTGGATTGGTATCAGGAATGACATTTGGGACATCATATGTTGTTGCAGCTTCAAACGGAAGTTGTTCATCAGTAGATACAGCATCGTTTAGTGTTGATTCAATTTTACCTACGCCCGTAGCGCCAGTTGTTAGTGAAACAGCGCCAACGTGTTTAGCGGATGGATTTAGTACAATTACAAATTACGATGGTACATTAAATTATGTATTTAACCCAGCAGGTCCAACTATTAATGCTTCAGGATTAATTCAAGGAATGGTTTTAGGCACTAGTTATTCAGTTACAAGTACCAATGCCTCTTTGTGTACATCCTTAGTTTCGAATAATTTTGTTAATAATCCAATGTTATTAACCCCAGTTGTACCAACAATATCGATTACAGCACCAACATGTTTAGCAGATGGATTTGCTACAGTAACAAATTACGATGCAACATTAAGTTATGTATTCACGCCAGCTGGACCTACAGTTGGGGCAGGTGGATTGGTATCAGGAATGACATTTGGGACATCATATGTTGTTGCAGCTTCAAACGGAAGTTGTTCATCAGTAGATACAGCCTCTTTTAGTGTTGATTCAATTTTACCTACGCCCGTAGCGCCAGTTGTTAGTGAAACAGCGCCAACGTGTTTAGCGGATGGATTTAGTACAATTACAAATTACGATGGTACATTAAATTATGTATTTAACCCAGCAGGTCCAACTATTAATGCTTCAGGATTAATTCAAGGAATGGTTTTAGGCACTAGTTATTCAGTTACAAGTACCAATGCCTCTTTGTGTACATCCTTAGTTTCGAATAATTTTGTTAATAATCCAATGTTATTAACCCCAGTTGTACCAACAATATCGATTACAGCACCAACGTGTTTAGCAGATGGATTTGCTACAGTAACAAATTACGATGCAACATTAAGTTATGTATTCACTCCAGCTGGACCTACAGTTGGGGCAGGTGGATTGGTATCAGGAATGACATTTGGGACATCGTATGTTGTTGCAGCTTCAAACGGAAGTTGTTCATCAGTAGACACAGCCTCTTTTAGTGTTGATTCAATTTTACCTACGCCCGTAGCGCCAGTTGTTAGTGAAACAGCGCCAACGTGTTTAGCGGATGGATTTAGTACAATTACAAATTACGATGGTACATTAAATTATGTATTTAACCCAGCAGGTCCAACTATTAATGCTTCAGGATTAATTCAAGGAATGGTTTTAGGCACTAGTTATTCAGTTACAAGTACCAATGCCTCTTTGTGTACATCCTTAGTTTCGAATAATTTTGTTAATAATCCAATGTTATTAACCCCAGTTGTACCAACAATATCGATTACAGCACCAACGTGTTTAGCAGATGGATTTGCTACAGTAACAAATTACGATGCAACATTAAGTTATGTATTCACGCCAGCTGGACCTACAGTTGGGGCAGGTGGATTGGTATCAGGAATGACATTTGGGACATTGTATGTTGTTGCAGCTTCAAACGGAAGTTGTTCATCAGTAGACACAGCCTCTTTTAGTGTTGATTCAATTTTACCTACGCCCGTAGCGCCAATTGTTAGTGAAACAGCGCCAACGTGTTTAGCGGATGGATTTAGTACAATTGCAAATTACGATGCTACATTAAATTATGTATTTAACCCAGCAGGTCCAACTATTAATGCTTCAGGATTAATTCAAGGAATGGTTTTAGGCACTAGTTATTCAGTTACAAGTACCAATGCATCTTTGTGTACATCCTTAGTTTCGAATAATTTTGTTAATAATCCAATGTTATTAACCCCAGTTGTACCAACAATATCGATTACAGCACCAACGTGTTTAGCAGATGGATTTGCTACAGTAACAAATTACGATGCAACATTAAGTTATGTATTCACGCCAGCTGGACCTACAGTTGGGGCAGGTGGATTGGTATCAGGAATGACATTTGGGACATCATATGTTGTTGCAGCTTCAAACGGAAGTTGTTCATCAGTAGACACAGCCTCTTTTAGTGTTGATTTAATTTTACCAACACCCGTAGCGCCAATTGTTAGTGAAACAGCGCCAACGTGTTTAGCGGATGGATTTAGTACAATTACAAATTACGATGCTACATTAAATTATGTATTTAACCCAGCAGGTCCAACTATTAATGCTTCAGGATTAATTCAAGGAATGGTTTTAGGCACTAGTTATTCAGTTACAAGTACCAATGCATCTTTGTGTACATCCTTAGTTTCGAATAATTTTGTTAATAATCCAATGTTATTAACCCCAGTTGTACCAACAATATCGATTACAGCACCAACATGTTTAGCAGATGGATTTGCTACAGTAACAAATTACGATGCAACATTAAGTTATGTATTCACGCCAGCTGGACCTACAGTTGGAGCAGGCGGATTGGTATCAGGAATGACATTTGGTTCAGGTTATGTTGTTGCAGCTTCAAACGGAAGTTGTTCTTCCGTTAACACTACTTCGTTTGTTGTAACTCAACAATTACCATTACCAACAATAGTTAGTGTTACTAATAACGGACCAATATGTTTGGGAGGAACGGCAATATTTACGATAACTGCTACTCCTAATTCTCAGGTGATTTATAGTGTAGATGGAAACCCAACTCAAACAGCTTCTATTAATGCTTCAGGTGTTGGAATTGTAAATGTTACAGGAGTTACAGCAAGTACAACATTAACTACAATTAGTGTTTTTGATGGAATATGTTCGTCTAACTTTTCATTAACTTCTACAGTTAATTTATTTGCAAATACAACTATTTCATTAGTTTCAAATTCTGGAACGGATGGTCAAACACGATGTGCTGGAGTTACTATTGATCCTATTCAATACCAAGTTACAGGTACAGCGACTGGAGTGGTTGTTACAGGTTTACCAGTGGGAGTTACATATGATTATAATGTTGCTACTGGATTGTTAACAATTGCAGGAGCTACAAATATCGCAGGAGTTTATAACTATTCAATTATTACTTCTGGTGGTTGTAACCCTCAAGCAAGTGCTTCAGGTTCAATAACTATTACAGGTCTTCCTGTGTTAAGTTATTTGGTTACGGATACCATTTGCGATGGTAGTACTTTAGATTTTGTTTTAAACAGTAGCTTACCAAATACGTCATATATATGGAGTGCTACAGTTTCAAATATTTCAGGTTCATATAGTACAACAACTAATGGGGATGAGACTAATATAAATCAAATCGCTACATTAACGGATTCTGAAAACATTGGAACAATAACTATGGTTATCATTCCAATGGCTAATGGATGTTATGGTGTGGCATCAAATCCTATTGTAATCACAGTTAATCCAATACCATTAGTTGAGAGTGTAAGTGTTGCGGATAGTTCAGTTTGTTCAGCAACAAATACAACCAACAATGTGCATGTTGATATTGTAGGTAACATAAGTGGTATTACCTATAGTTGGACAGCAATAACAAGTGGTGTAAATGTTATAGGAGGTCCTACATCAGGAACAATTATCGCAACATCAACAACAGCAATGATTGATTTACAAGTAGTAACAAGTAATCCATTAGTGGCTGGAACAATTTATTTTGAAGTTACACCAATTCGAAATGGTTGTCCAGGTAATTTATTAACAAGTGGAATAGTTACCGTTAATCCAAATCCAGGTTTACCAATTTCATCACCAGTAAAAACAATTTGTAGTGGTAACAGTACAGATTTAATGATTGATGTTTCTCCACTTATTATAGGAACACAATTGACATGGGAAGTGTTAACGGTTGTAAATGTAACAGGCGCAACACCTGGAACAGGCATAGCTCCATCACCAATTAATGATGTATTAACAGCTACAACCAATACACAAGGTTATGTTATCTACCGAGTACGATCTACTTTAGGAGATTGCCAAGGCGGTTACACAGATTATAGAGTGAATGTAAATCCATCCCCACTCCCAATATTAACAGATGGAAACATTTGTATCACGGCAACAGGAGAAGTATATCAGACATATACCTTAACTACAGGTTTAAATGATGCAGATTATGATTTTGAATGGTTTGACAGCAATGGTACTATTATCGCAGGCGCAACAAATTCAACATTAGTAGTAGATGCAGCAGGTACTTATAGTGTTATTGCAACCAATTGGTTAACGGGATGTTCATCTGATCCTCTTTTAGCAAGTGCTACGGCAACGGTCACTGCAACAACTCCAGCAACATCAATGACGATAGTTCAAAGTGAGTATTTTAGTGAAAATGCAACTATAATAGTAACAGTTCCAGATGGTTCAGGAACATTAATGTATTCGTTAGATGAAGGCGCACTGCAATCATCAAATGTATTTACAGGAGTGAGTGCAGGGGAGCATATAGTTACAGTAATCGATACAGAAGGATGTACTTATATGACACAAGAAGTAATGGTAATAGATTATCCAACTTATTTTACACCAAATGGAGATGGAATCAATGATACATGGAATATCGTTGGATTAAATCAGGCAGATGCGAAGTTGTACATTTATGACCGTTATGGTAAATTATTGAAACAATTAAGTGCAACACAAGACAGTAATGGTTGGGATGGTACACACAATCAAGAACAGTTACCATCAACAGATTACTGGTTTACATTAGATTATACAGAAAATGGAGTTGCTAAACAGTTTAAAGCGCATTTCTCTTTAAATCGATAG